Within Triticum dicoccoides isolate Atlit2015 ecotype Zavitan chromosome 1B, WEW_v2.0, whole genome shotgun sequence, the genomic segment GTACTTCGTCATCCAATACACCCTCGACAAGTTGATAATTAATCCTTCATGCTAAAATTGCATAGTTCACCAAGTTAAAGGCCTTCCTAGAATCTTTCGCTGTGAGCACTGGCCTCACCCTAAAATTCGACAAGTTCACATGCCGTGCTTCGGCGTCCAATACACTGGCGACATGTTGTTAATCCTTCATGCTAACTTTGCCTAGTTTGCCAAGTAAAAGGCCCTCCTAGAGTCTTTCACTGCAAGCACAGGCCTCACCCTGAAATTTGACAACTGCACATGTCGTGCTTCGACGTCCAATACACCACCGACATGTTGATAATCCTTCATGCAAAGGTTTCCTAGTTCGCCAAGTTAAAGGCCCTCCTAGAGTTTTCATAGCGAGCACTGACCTCACCCTAAAAATTGACAACTATACATGTCGTTAGGCTCGGGCCTGGGCATGTGTAACATGAGCCACCGcactgaaggaaatacgccctagaggcaataataaagttgttatttatatttccttacatcatgataaatgtttattattaatgctatagttgtattaaccagaaacttagtacatgtatgaatacatagacaaaacaaagtgtccctattatgcctctacttgactagctcgttaatcaaagatggttatgtttcctgaccatagacatgtgttgtcatttgatgaacggattcacatcattagagaatggtgtgatggacaagactcatccattagcttagcataatgatcgttaagttttattgctattgctttcttcatgacttatacatgttcctttgactatgagattatgcaactcccgaataccggaggaacaccttgtgttccatcaaacgtcacaacataactgggtgattataaatatgctctacaggtgtctctgaaggtgtttgttgggttggcatagaccgagaataggatttctcactccatgtatcggagaggtatctctgggccctctcggtaatgctcatcactataagccttgcaagcaatgtgactaatgaattagttgcgggatgaagcattaagaaacgagtaaagatacttgtcggtaacaagattgaactaggtatgatggtaccgacgatcgaatctcaggcaagtaacataccgatgacaaagggaacaacatatgttgttgtgcgatttgaccgataaagatctctgtagaatatgtaggagccaatatgagcatccaggttccgctattggttattgatcggactcgatcatgtctacatagttctcgaacccgtacgtagggtccgcacgcttaacgttcgatgatgatctgtattatgagttatgtgtttttggtgactgaagtttgttcggagtcccggatgagatcacggacatgacgaagagtctctaaatggtcgagaggtaaatattgatatattgtaaggttatgttcggtcaccgaaaaagtttcggagaggtttggacatttttaggagtaccgggaggttgccggaaccccccgggaaagttaatgggcctacatgggccttagtggagagaggaggcagcagccacgaggtggcgcgcgcccccaagcccaatccaaattggacaaggggtgggggcgcggcccccattttccttcttcctctctacTTCTTTCCCCTTTCCCACTCCGAAAaaggaaggggggatcctactaggactagggaatcctagtaggactccccccttggcgcgctccCTCTAGACCGGACGCCCCcttctcccctcctttatatacgtgggcagggggcaccctaaaggCACATCAAATAttctctttgccgtgtgcggtgccccctccacagtttactcctccgatcatagtgccgtagtgcttaggcgaagccctgcgcggatcacatcatcaacaccgtcacgacgccgtcgtgctgatggaactcttcctcgaccctctactggatcaagagttcgagggacgtcatcgagctgaacgtgtgctgaacacggaggtgccgtacgttcggtacttggatcggttggatcgtgaagatgttcaactacatcaaccgcgttaattaacgcttccgctttcggtctacgagggtacgtggacacactctccccctctcgtagctatgcatctcccagatagatcttgcgtgatcgtaggaaattttttgaaattgcatgctacgttacccaacacgcacATAGCCCCAAAAATTTAGCCCCCCCCAGCCAGTTAGGTATACACATTCTCTCAATGAAAAAGCTGAAATAAATCACCCAACAACGACAACAGAAGGCCGACAACCGATTTACGACGTCTACAGCGAGCCGAGCGAAACCTTGTGCCTCCTCGAGTCCTCTATCATCTCTTTCGTTTTCCTCAATTAGCAAATGATGGATGTCGGATCTCTTTCCTCTTTCCTCTTCCTCAATTAAGGGAGTAGGAGATCGCGATTTACTAATTCCCAACAAATTTTTCCTCAACTTTCAATGTTAGGTAAAATGCTCTTTCTATAATCCCTAGGTTTATCTATTTTTCTTTGTTCAATTTGATTCCATAATCTTCTCGTAGTCTTATTCTCCATAAACTTTGAGAGAAAAGGGAGATCTAGGTGTCCAAGGGCAAGGGGAATACCTGTAGCCACATTTAGCAGCAGGGTGGTCCAATGGCAAAGTCAGCAAGGGGATCACACGCCAAACTTAATCCTCCAGGTTCTTCTATTTCAATTCATGCCATAATTCATGTGTTGTTTGTGTACTAATATTTCATCTAGAAAGGTAGTTGAAGTTTTTTTTTTGATTGATTGATCGAAAGATTGCTTACTGCCCGTATTTTTCAATGGATGGGTCCGATTCTTGATATATAATATTGCTAAGTAACACATTATAGCCTATATACTACTATAGGTCTACTTTTCTAGTGAGGTGAGCCTTTTAGAGTTTGGCACCACACCCTTAATTTTATTGGCCCGGCCTTGCATGTCGCGGTCCTCTCGTTTGGTACACCGCTGACATGTTGATCGTCCTTCATGCTAACATTGCCTAGTTCGCCAAGTTAAAGGCCCTCTGAGACTCTTTTGCCGCGAGCACTGGCCTCACCCTAAATTTTGAAAACCACACACTCGTCTCCATCAACACCGATGATGATAAAGCTCCGTTGTTGGCAACTGAATTCAGCCGCCATATCGCAACATAGTCTTTGTTTTGCTCTTACGCGAGTGAGTGGGTGCCCCTTCATGCCTGCTCGCTCCCTCCCGTCCCGTGATTAACAATTAAAACTCGTAACTCAAGACATGCTCCTTACTCTCTAGAGATGACACATGAAATGGAATATAGTTTTCCTTGTAGGTAGAGTAGATGACATGACGTTAAACTCACTCTAAGGAAATAACAGAAGTTCCAGTTTTTATACAGAGAGAAGACTCTGACTTCCATTTGACATTGAGAACACTCTGACTTAGAAGGACACGAAGTAAATAAAGTTTTTAAAACCGAGAAAAAAACATGAAGTCAAGCCATGGCGGCTAACGTTCGGCACAGTGAgaaacaaaaaattcaaaaaaaaagaccTTCTTTTAACAACTAATAAAAAAACCGACCTATGCTACCCACTCGGCCCAAGCGGGCCGAGCCCAACCCAAACCGAGCCAGCCTAGCCTAGGCCCGCCCGGCATAGCCGCCACCGGCCCGCCACGGCCAGGCTGTGCGACCCACCCACTCTCTGGCCGACCACGGCAAGGCTGTCTCGTCGCCTCCCTTTCCCCGTCCAGTTCTGACCTCCTCCCCCTTCGGTCTGTTCACCACCGGCCGGCAGCTACCTAGCGGTTGCTTCCTCGCCGATCCTCCCCTCGATCTCGTCGGAGCGGGCGGAGACCGGGCCGCGGCGATGACGGTGATCGACATCCTCACGCGGGTGGACGCCATCTGCCAGAAGTACGACAAGTACGACGCCGAGAAGCTCAACGGCGCCAACGTCGCCGGCGAGGACCCCTTCGCCCGCCTCTACGGCTCCGTCGACGCCGAGATCTCCCAGTGCGTCGAGGTACCCCGCTCCCCCCCGCTCTCCCTCCGCCGGGCGCGCGCTGCCCCGCGCGGCGATCTGAATCTGACCGgtctgctgctgttgctgttgctggtgTCGCAGAAAGCGGAGGCGGCGAGGCAGGAGAAGAACCGGGCCACGGTCGTCGCGCTCAACGCCGAGATCCGCCGCGCCAAGGCCAAGCTCCTCGAGGAGGACCTGCCCAAGCTGCAGCGCCTCGCGCTCAAGAAGGTTCGGTCGTCTCTACACGTCTTCTCACCGCCCCGCTAGATCTGCTTCTTCTTTGACCGCTAGGACTCGCCATGTCCGTCTTTACTGGTAGTAGCGACCTTGAGAGACCGCCTAAATTTAGGATGTGCGGCGGTTGTTGGATGTCAACAGGATAAACACGAAGTAATTTCCGTGTTAATGAGGTGATTTGCTGGGTCACCTCGTGGAGTTTAGGATCGGTGGGACTGGTACTTTTTTTGCAGAATTTGCTGGGAAAGTATGTTTGTGGTGTCGTAGGATTTTGTAGGACGATGCTTATGTGCTGATTATACAGCTCGAATTCTAACGCAAGCATATGTAGTTGAAATTGAGCGTCTTATATGTTGCAATGTACCTCCATTTGGTTGTTGGCATAGATGGTGTATAGGATTATTTACATCAATGCCCACTTCTTTTGCATATGACCAGTATAAACCATATGGAGTCTCACCAGTATCTTCTGCTGAGTAGCTTTTTCTTTCAGTATAAACCATATGGAGTCTCACCAGTATAAACCATATGGAGTCTCACCAGTATAAACCAGTATAAACCATTTGGCTGTTGTAGCCTTTTCTTTCAAATGCATAGCTATTTAGTATACATAAACAAATGTGCTAACATGGATTATGAGTCGAAGGACTAGTCAAGACTAGTCTATGAGTCACAACTCCAGGGCCGGCTACACTTCAGTGTCGACTAGTCTATGAGTCACAGCTTCAGCGTCAACTAGTGTCGATTATTCACGATTAGTCTATGAGTCTCAACCTCGGAACGACTCGTAAACCTTTCGTGCTATTGTTGATATCAAGCAATTCAATCTTTTGCTGCTTTTGTGTTGGAGCTTAATTACTCCATACCTTGTCCCATCCTTTTTTTGTTCAACTTAGCATTTAAGTTCCATTGAGTATTGACTTGATATGCATATTAGCTGCATATTGAGTTTGGTAACATGCTTTCCTTGGTCGTGCATATCTCTGTGCTATTATATGAGAGGATATGCATGAGCAGTTGAGTACTGAGCAAACTACGTGGTCGTTGTTTTACTTTTGTACTCGTTTTTTCTACTTTCAATTTCTTCTAGCACCTGCCTCCATATTATTCAATTTTTTGTTCTGTTTTGGATAAACAATCCATTTAGGATTTGGCAATATTAGTTCCGATGTTGTTCTGCATTGAGACGCAAAGTTTTTGTGTTTTCCTTAGAGAAAAAAATCTGACTATTTTCTTCATTTGTTGTAACAGGTCAAAGGGCTCACAAAGGAGGAACTTGCGACCCGTAGTGATCTGGTTGCCGCCTTACCTGATAGAATTCAATCAATACCGGATGGTAGTTCTAGCGCGACAAAGAAAAATGGAGGTTGGGGAGCCTCAGGATCCCGACCTGGTGGAGGCGTCAAGTTCGACTCTACTTCTGGTTAGTGAGCATCATTTACAGTATCACCTAAGTCATCGTTCCGTATTGGCTTCAGAAAGATCTGGCCAAGTTCCCTTTCCCCCCTATGCATTCCCTGTTCACTAAGCGTCATTTGTGTgcgcgtgcgcgcgtgcgtgcgtgtgtaATTCATAATTCATATTAAGCTTGTGTACATATAAATGTTGAGTGGATCCTCATCTAAGGTCAACATTATTCTGTGCCACATCTGGTCAGTTATCCATGTGTACTTGTTCTCTTCATTGTTTCAGCAACACAACTCTGCTTTCTATGTTAGCGTTAGATGGACGAAATATGTTAGCATATAAATTTTGGTTGAGCGTACATGAGATCATGCATAAAGTTGTTTGAGCAATGTACATTGTGTTTGTTTTCTCATTATCTCTGGCATGGGACTGTTAGATGCCCATCTTAAAATTTCTTTTATCCTCTTGAGGGTCATGAGCTGAACCTTTTCCTCTCCTCTTAGATGGAAACTTTGATGACGAGTACTTCAAGGGGACAGAAGAATCAAATAAGTTTCGTCAGGAATATGAGATGCGTAGAATGAAGCAGGTAAAATTTTGTTTCACCAATCTAATCTTCGGTTTCATTTTGCGCCTCCACTGGATATGAGAGCTTCCGTCTAACCAGACCTGCGTTTGACAATGATATTCTGCAGGATGAAGGTTTGGATGTTATTGGTGAAGGGCTGGCAACTCTGAAGAACATGGCATCGGATATGAACGAGGTTTGCGTCCTGTACTTTCTTTCTAGTTATGCGATGATTTTGTGTACTGTACTAAATTGTTGTGATCATCAGGAATTGGATAGGCAAGTTCCCTTGATGGATGAAATGGATGACAAGGTTGGTGCTCTGGCAACCATCATTTTTTGTTCTTTCTTCTGACAGTTGTCTCAACATTGCTTAATGTTTGATAAACCGACGAATGCAGGTGGATAGAGCCAATGCAGATCTGAAGAATACCAACGTGAGACTGAAACAGACTATTCTTCAGGTACAAGTTCACTCTTCTCTCTGTATTTTCCTTGACTGTTGCTTTCTTGGTTTGGTAGATTGATGAGCTCATACATGTTTCTCCTCTTTGGATTGTTGTCAGATGAGATCCAGTCGCAACTTCTGCGTCGACATTATCCTGCTCTGTATCATACTTGGTATCGCTGCCTACCTTTACAAGTAAGTAATTTCCTTTGCCAAGCAACCACTCCAGTGGACCATTCTCCTTCACTTTTCATTAACTAGCCTGGATTCGTACCAGCCGCTGAATGAAGGATATAGTATTTTTACCTCATACTGTTTCTTTACTCGCTTGCTTGATTGTTACCACATCCATCTTGTTTAAATCACGCTGATGCCCTGTTTGACCTCTCTAATGGTTTTGCTCCATGCATGCTGTTTTTCTTGTGTCACAGTGTGCTCAAGAAGTGAGTGAGGTGCAACGGCGTGCTCATGTCGCGGTCGGTAGTGGTCTTGCATTGGATTCTCTACTTGTCATGTCCTGCTGTGATGGGCTTCAACATGTGCCACGAGTAATTCGTTTCGTCTCATCTGTGTAATATCATGGTGTTGTTAGATTGTTATTATTATGCTTGTTGATGAAGCAGTGATGATTATATGTGTGTTGACCTGATCGATGTCTGATTGTATGTATATTCGGGAGTAAATTGCTTAGTAAGAGTATGAACGTCATTCTTTTGTTCTAAACCTGGCCATGTATGTATATTTGCGTTCCCTGGGGACTTTCTTTGAGTGGCATAAAGAAGTCATGGATCACAGTTTGCCCCTGAGTGTCGTGTTGGCTGGGCCGGCATGGATACAAATCCAAAGGCTAAACATGTGTTTCTTCCAACATAAAAGTGTTACTTACATACGTGTGATTGttgtattatactccctccgtctggaattacttgtcatcaaaatggatgagaATGGATGTATTTAAAgccaaaatacatctagatacattcatttcaatgacaagtatttctggacggagggagtatatgactagAACAATGCCCGTGCATTCTATGGGCAGAAGGCGAGGAATTCCATGATCATGTTACACGAGTGCTCAAGTTCCTCTCTCACATCCCACATTTTCATCGACCTTGTGATTCCCTAGCAGACTTCAGTTTTAAAGATCAACTGTTTTTTACGACCAATTCATCCAGTGCGGGCAGTTTTCGTGCAAAGTGGAGTTGTCGAAGATG encodes:
- the LOC119349424 gene encoding syntaxin-71-like; this encodes MTVIDILTRVDAICQKYDKYDAEKLNGANVAGEDPFARLYGSVDAEISQCVEKAEAARQEKNRATVVALNAEIRRAKAKLLEEDLPKLQRLALKKVKGLTKEELATRSDLVAALPDRIQSIPDGSSSATKKNGGWGASGSRPGGGVKFDSTSDGNFDDEYFKGTEESNKFRQEYEMRRMKQDEGLDVIGEGLATLKNMASDMNEELDRQVPLMDEMDDKVDRANADLKNTNVRLKQTILQMRSSRNFCVDIILLCIILGIAAYLYNVLKK